tcgaaattaATACCTGGTATGTATTTGTACCTATATCGTATCCATTTTTATGtcaaataaattttctttttcacttattgttttaatactttcttataattttttaaatataattctaGCTTTTACAATTTTATTGAACTTGTAGTTCaatatttaaagtatatatatagattttatttaaaaataaattaaatattatacaaagTTAAACTATGAGTAATTTGAGACAAGTCTATATGTGCAGCATGcaaatattatttgattaaccatATATTCATCCTTATATTTTATAGGATGACTTTGTTATAATTTGAACCCACatcaaatatttatcaatattattGATCTACCCACATAAATTAATTAGATTGTTATCATTTGAacactaaaaatatttataataaaacaatactaaaatagttttaaaaaattaaaagtataataaatattctaggacaaaaaatatgcacaatataaattgcaacaactcctcaaaaatttggtggtctttttatttatttttatttattttttttacatatgtattattttgtattttgaatatttttgttcTAGATTGTAATTTTTTGGTATATGGTTttattaagggaaaatgacactttttccccctatgttatgtgcttatagcactttttctccctgtgttattaaagtggcagtttctccccctgaaatgttaaattgacattgttacccttaaatataattatttcattatttttcttctccaacaaattattacttatatgtatggacgATCACGattcacgattcggttcgaacctaaccaaacactgtaccaatcataccgaaatagtatggacagttctagttacgattcagaatcgaaaaataaaattaaataattgttgaaccgtgaactggaacttaaccacagtcatatatagtgaaaatgatcaaacacttattttgataaatcggtacggttcagttccaatttcgattttgaaccgccaatcaaaacttatttatttatttatttatttttataattttatttcttatttaaaaatagtataaattcaacaattattttattttattttttccgttctgaatcgtaaccgtaaccgtctatactatttaagttcaattgctacagtgttcgattaggttcgtatcggaccgtgatcttccatacatattagtaataattggttggagaataaaaataaatgaaataattatttttaagggtaaaaatgtcaatttaacattacaagggagaaaactaccacttttaaaataactgaggggaaaaactgccactttaataacacaggggggaaaagtgctataagcacataacataggggggaaaagtgccattttcccttttattaatttacaaatgatTTATTAAACTCTAAATTATAACCCAATTTGCAAGTGATTTATTAAACTctaaattatttgatatttgtatataaaaatgctatattaaagattttaaaatttttctacaaaaatttaaataaacattgttaattaattgtttcaaCGAAAGTTATTCCCAAACCAACAATCAAATATATTCGGTTTCATCTCACTCAACAGGCCTGTCACATGTGCTCCGTCCCACTCAACACGCCTCTCAGGTGTCCTTTTTTATGGGCttgagattcgaacccatggCTTTTGatgcctaagctgatagttgtaTTACATGTTtatgcttatatattatatatatgttcaacaagGAAAACACTTTTCTAAGAATTGAATTAATTGATGAAAAAGTACGAAGCAACCTTCCGAgtaataataagaaataataatagtGGTTATAGGTTTATAATAGTCAATTAgatgtatatttaataatatttttacaatagAAATTTATANGCTTTTACAATTTTATTGAACTTGTAGTTCaatatttaaagtatatatatagattttatttaaaaataaattaaatattatacaaagTTAAACTATGAGTAATTTGAGACAAGTCTATATGTGCAGCATGcaaatattatttgattaaccatATATTCATCCTTATATTTTATAGGATGACTTTGTTATAATTTGAACCCACatcaaatatttatcaatattattGATCTACCCACATAAATTAATTAGATTGTTATCATTTGAacactaaaaatatttataataaaacaatactaaaatagttttaaaaaattaaaagtataataaatattctaggacaaaaaatatgcacaatataaattgcaacaactcctcaaaaatttggtggtctttttatttatttttatttattttttttacatatgtattattttgtattttgaatatttttgttcTAGATTGTAATTTTTTGGTATATGGTTttattaagggaaaatgacactttttccccctatgttatgtgcttatagcactttttctccctgtgttattaaagtggcagtttctccccctgaaatgttaaattgacattgttacccttaaatataattatttcattatttttcttctccaacaaattattacttatatgtatggacgATCACGattcacgattcggttcgaacctaaccaaacactgtaccaatcataccgaaatagtatggacagttctagttacgattcagaatcgaaaaataaaattaaataattgttgaaccgtgaactggaacttaaccacagtcatatatagtgaaaatgatcaaacacttattttgataaatcggtacggttcagttccaatttcgattttgaaccgccaatcaaaacttatttatttatttatttatttttataattttatttcttatttaaaaatagtataaattcaacaattattttattttattttttccgttctgaatcgtaaccgtaaccgtctatactatttaagttcaattgctacagtgttcgattaggttcgtatcggaccgtgatcttccatacatattagtaataattggttggagaataaaaataaatgaaataattatttttaagggtaaaaatgtcaatttaacattacaagggagaaaactaccacttttaaaataactgaggggaaaaactgccactttaataacacaggggggaaaagtgctataagcacataacataggggggaaaagtgccattttcccttttattaatttacaaatgatTTATTAAACTCTAAATTATAACCCAATTTGCAAGTGATTTATTAAACTctaaattatttgatatttgtatataaaaatgctatattaaagattttaaaatttttctacaaaaatttaaataaacattgttaattaattgtttcaaCGAAAGTTATTCCCAAACCAACAATCAAATATATTCGGTTTCATCTCACTCAACAGGCCTGTCACATGTGCTCCGTCCCACTCAACACGCCTCTCAGGTGTCCTTTTTTATGGGCttgagattcgaacccatggCTTTTGatgcctaagctgatagttgtaTTACATGTTtatgcttatatattatatatatgttcaacaagGAAAACACTTTTCTAAGAATTGAATTAATTGATGAAAAAGTACGAAGCAACCTTCCGAgtaataataagaaataataatagtGGTTATAGGTTTATAATAGTCAATTAgatgtatatttaataatatttttacaatagaaatttataacttttttaccatgcaaacataaaaaaaaaaaaaaaaaaaaaaaaaaaactaggaaaACAAATAGAGAAAATGTTTAAACAGAAAAACTACTCCATAGTTTACGAAACAACCCCTCAAAAACctggaaaaaaaataacagaTGTTCATCCGATTCAATCTTCAGATCAATTGCCTTGGATTATTCTTTCTCTCGACTGTGTAGCATCTCACCCGCTGAGCTGAAGCTCTTAAGATCTTGTTTCCTCTCCAATAACGTGGAGACTTGGCCATGTCAGGACCCTCTGCCGCCGCTGCCACGGAACTTTCGGGCATCGCTGGTTCGACGGTTACTGGCAGAGTAacctgcggcggcggcggaaggGCGGTGGCGGCCGGTTTTGATGGCTTGGGGTAGAAGAAGTCGGTGGGGAAGAAATAGTACTGAAGACCTGCCATTTAAGAAATCAAGAGTTATCTGTGTCTGCGTGATTTGATGATGTTTAGAAAGGGTTGAAAGAGATGAAGGTGCATTTATAGATGGGAATCATGAGATTATGAGGAATTCGTAATTGAATTGGGCTTTACCTTATTACCAATTCACTTAGGTCAAATTcaaacatgtgctccatctcaactaaaagtctaagttgaTAGTTATACAATGTGGGCCAATTACTTTTTTTATGTCTCTTTTTTATAGAGTGACATGAAAGGTTGtatttgataccaaattgaagtatTGCTCAATCTCaacttatgtttatatattatatatgctcaacaggtCTAAGgacatgcattttttttttataacttatacTCCGTACTAGACTAATTTTAAACCTTTAAAATCCGACCCAGTAAGTTAAGATTTTCTATTGCTATGtacaacttattattattattattattattattattattattattattattattttcgcatgtgcgttgcacggaatggatttgctataaagattattattattagttcatgtaatatattttgattaatttaaataattggtGTAAAAAATagaggaattatttataattttattgttttctataataaaattaagataCTTGATAAGAATGATATACTTCACGAAAATAATTTTAGGATGGAGTTGTATTTAACGCCTGCCATTTAAGAATAATCAGAATTATTTCATCGCTGAACATTTGACAGTATGTGTACAAGGAATCTTGGGCTGTCCTAATTGACTTGCCAGTTACGTTAAACTTCTACACAGTTTTCCTGTTTTGTTTggtatgtttaaaaaaaataaaatattttaggtaCACATGGCacacatttaaatttttatgattGAGTATATTGATTTGGTCGATGAATAACTATCTCATATTCAATTGATTTacacaatatattaatttaattggttcataaatgtacaatttgtaTGCGAGGAATTAAAATTTTGCTTTGGTGACCGTATAAGCTAGTTAGGCTCTTAAATTAAAGtagttatgaaaaaaatattacattcgtAACAGAATTAGGAAGTAATATTGAAAGAAAATACAAATCCAAAAACTATCAGACATAGTAACAAATAATTAGTCTCATATATATACGTTTAATAAATTTGTTGTTTACAATGCATATGTCAACAAATTAACATTAGGAAAAAAGAATAGCGAAAATTACACGAGCCGAGTAAAACAAAAAGGCCGCTCCGTTGTTTCAGATACACAACTCCTAAGAAACTCCGAAAAACAGCAGAAATATTCATCAGACTCAATCCTCGTCAATGAATCGCCTCGGATTATTCTTCCGTTCGACTGGGTAGCATGTCACCGCCGGAGCTGAAGCTCTGAGAATAATCTTGTTCTCGCTCCAGTTACGTCGGACCAAGGCGGCGGACTCTGCCGGATTCACTGGTTCGGCGGCTACTGGCGGAGTAacctgcggcggcggcggaaggTTGGTGGCGGCCGGCTTTGGTGGCTTGGGGTAGTAGAAATCTGTGGGGAAGAAGTAGTACTGAAGACCTGCCATTGAAGTAGAAATCAAGAACTATGTGTCTCTGCGTGATTGGATGCTTTGATGATTTTTGGAAAGGGATGAGAGAGACGAATGTATTTATAGAAGGGATTATGGGGAAGTCTTAATCCTATTTGACTTGGGCTTTACGGTAGCGTTTTTAGTCATAATTGACTCATAGGGTTTAGAAGGTTCTATGATTCTAGAAGGTTAACGTACGACGTAAATGGGCATCCTTAGTTGACGgacttttaataataaactaatagGAGAAGCACACAGATCGAGTTGTATTTTACGCCCGCCGTTTAAGAATAATTGGAACTTGTAAGGACCATTGGAACTGTATCATCTTCCAGGCGCcgctttaatttattgattattttataataataaactaaacacaaattatgaaattaaatagaATCATCGATGAACATGTGTAACCTTGGGTTGTCCTAATTGACCTGCGGCTTACCTTAGACTTCAATACATTTACATTAGATTTATCAATTTATACTAAAttaatcttaaaattttaaaattcgtATCTAAAAATCGCTGCTGAAAGAAgcacatttattttttatttactagAAAATTCTTGAAGATGTGTTTTATGTAACTTAATCAATAAAGTACCCCATCATAATAGGCAAAGTACAAGATAGTATAAATACTCTCGAATATATGTATAGTTGTGTAATACGAGTCCTAATTTAGTTCAGATATTGTAGATTGGGTAGTTAAGGCCGTGGACCGGAGGTTCCTAATAATCATTTAAGTACTCTCTAGCGATAATGGGAAAAGTCCCCTTCATAGGCATTTAAACGGATATTTATAGGAAGTTGAAGAAAACACATGTCGGGAAGTCAGCATGTACGACAATGGTTCTTATTCACTCGGCACTCTCGAAAACTTAAGGAAAGGCGTCCACGTGTAGCAGAATATCTGACTGGTCAATGGTTGTCGGGCTCGGTTCAGTCGGTATTGCCTATATTCATCTTTAAGGGCTTATCACATGGGCTCGAACCCTAACATAACATTCATGTTGAGATCGAACTTAAAGGACTCAGAGCAGAAGCTCATTAAGTTAAGAAGAAGCCTAATCATCAGGTCAAGTCGATTGAGCACGCTCAGCAGATCAGACGCGATCAAGAGAAGACCCTCACTATGCATGAAGTTGGATCCGATCGGGTGCTTAGTATCAGTATGTACAGGTCAATAACTCGTTATACCTTATCAATATACAAGAATTAAacttaaattttgtaattataaaactgattttttttctctgtCATAAGTTGTCTATCGCTATTTAAAGGTGTAAATTGAATATATCATGCATTGCAAATAGTAAAAggttacaaaaatataaaaatttaaattgctAGAACTAACCctctcaaattaaaataatcaaatatatagatcacttttcttcttcttcttcaaaaaaaaaaacatatagatCGCTTCCTTTGGGTGGACTGCAAGTAATTCAACGCGGACGACCGTGGTTGACCCATCTACGAGTTCCCGCGGAGTGAATTCAAATACTCCGTACCAAACAACGGTAACCGATCAAAGGAACACCGCTCGCTCTTGACAACGTCTAATGCGTCCTGGTATGCTGTTTCCGAAATGATTTCACGTCTTATACTAATGCAATTGTTAGTTAGGGCTTTTCTGGTGAATTTAGCACTGATATACTCCTGCAATTGATGCTGATATGATGTTTGTGGAAAGTATTCTACTTAATAAATTTGACATGCTTTGTGATGTGCAAACTGAATAAATTTGACATACTTTGTGATGTGCAAACTGAAAACAACACTTGTAgagctttaatttgtttagggcTTTAAGGTTTGATCATTTCTAGAATGAATTCGAcaatgactctgttacaatgtagtatctgttcatacatactttctcaacctactgaagcacaacgagcaAATGCCCCACTGGGGATCGAACCTGTACCTCTCACTTAGGAGGGCCatagctatgccgcttgaccacaaggcatATAGATTCATATAAACGTGAAATTGTGGTTTCTTTGCCATAGGTAATGTACTTTTGCAAGGATAATGCACTTAGAACTGCCTAGATGCTATGAATactatttcatcattttcttctAGTTCAAGAAACAAGtgtatacaaataaataatgaattcaaCCTTACAGATATACCTACAACTTTCACTATAATTGCATTGAAGAACCAGTAAATTGAATACACTCAGTATAAGAACAAGAGACAAACACCTGTATATTTTTCGACAATGTTCTTTCTTCCAACCTTAGAGCCTAAGAATTTGCTTGAAACAGGATTATAGCAGCCATGGCGAGCAAAAACAATACCACTATTTGCTGGAAATATATCAAAGAATGTAGAAGAATTTGACaccatcaaaataaaatgattgaCTGCTGCTTGATCTTGCTATCCCACCTGCAAAATGTTAATAAGATCTtgttaatcatgcattgataacaacaacaacaacaatagagTAAGGTTTACTTATTTCTAATGCAATTAGTTTTGCTAGTCTTTACTTCATTTGTTACACTAGAGAATTGATAATCAGGATCTTCTTTTGCGTACATACCTTACTAACTTGTATATGCAAGTCTCAATAGAATGTGTGTTGATTTGACAAATATGCACTTCTACTGAGTTTACACTTCAGGGAGTGGAACAACTGCTTCAAAAGCTTCCACGAGCATTGCCACCCTTCTTTTACGAGCTGGAGTTAGTTTAGTGACCATATTTTGGACTGCATAATCAAGCATCCATTGTTCTGCCTTCTTCCTTTCATCCATCATTTGAGGCCTTAGATCCACTTTCTCTGGTTCTGGAGAAGGTGTTTGTGGCAGGTCTATTCGTGGTGGAAATTTGAGTTTCCGTGCACTTTCCAGAGCCATGATTGATCTCTTAAGGAGGAGGATTTTCTTCAGCTTGCTCCAATTCTTGGACTTCGACAGCCCAGGTTTGGCTTTAGCAAGAGTAACTTCTCTCTTTTCATGATCCTTGATGATACTATCATCTATAGTCGTGTTTCCTTCTTTCTCCATTGTAACTGTACCCTCACTTTTGTTACATTCTTTCAAGTTTTCCTCACTCAAAGCTGATCCATTGTGTTCTCCATCTCCAATCTGGCTCGTGACTGGGAGTTCCTGCTCTGGAAGTGTGTCGCTAGTGACTGATTGTGTGTCAGAGGAATCATCTTGAACCTGCGTTACAAGGATCTCATTAACTACCTCTCTTACAAGTTTGATGGCATCATCTCTGCTGAAATTTCTCCTTTGATGGCCTGCATCAAGATTTTCACAAACTGCATCTGTATGATCATCTGGTTTGGATAAATCCTGGCAAGAGTGGTGAGTTTTGGTTTCTTCCACTGTAACTGCTTCCTCTACCTCATCATCTGCTCCATCAAGCAACTCTGTCCCGGCTTTTGATACAACACCTGTGAGTACATGCTGAGATATCATATGCCACATGCTGATGTACTTCCGCTTTTCTAGATGCTTCGTGTCTCCCCCATTGTTGTTTCCTTTGCATTCAGACATTGATTCTATCAGAGAATTTCGACCACAAACTTCAGGTTGGTGCTCTGGTTTTCTTTCTGTCTCCTCAAGGATATTCTTCGTTGATTGGAGTTTTTCACTACCATCTCCTAGTATGCTTGGATTTGTGAAAGAATTGCCATCTTGAGCATCAAGCTCCGTGCTCTTGGTACTCTTCATTGAAGCATTAGTGGGAGATTcagaatttgaatttaaatcGGCGCCTTCATGTGAGCCTCGGAGAGCAACGCTCTCTGCATCAGCTGCCTTCTTGTTCTGCTTGCCAGGTATAGTTGGGCTTTCTCCGTCAAACTGATGGGCTAAGCTTGGGATTATACCACTTGAAGCGTCAAGTTCCTCTGTTTTGCATCTTTCATCAGACCCACCACTAACAGGATGAATTGTTTCATTTGCTTCTGAGGAAAACTTGTTCTCCTTGATTGTCATTTGCAAGTGTTCATCACTATTGGATTTGAACTTAGGAAGTGTGACTTCAATGTTATTACCTCCTTGAGGTGGAACCACTGTTTCAAAAGCTCTTACAAGCAGTTCCACTTTCCTTCTCTGAGTTGGCGCAAGCTGGCTGACTGCTTGCCGTAGTGCATAATCTAGCATCCATTCTTCAGTTCTTCTCTTTTCGTCCACTACTTGCGGTCTCAGATGAACCTTTTCTGCTTCTGGATCGTGCTCTAGTGGGAGTTGCCTTGGCTTCCTTGGGCTgatctttttcactttttccaATTCCTTGATGAACCGTTGGAGAAGAATCCATTTCTTGAGATTGCTCCAGTGTTTTGGTGCTTTCCTCTCAGATTTCATTGCAACCTCTCTTCTTGTTTTCACTTCCCCTTGGCTACCATTACTATCGGTGATGACACTTGACTCCAACTCTTTTGAACCAGGTAGTGCAGTGGCTAAATCTTGATTCCTGTCAGCATCCATGCAGTTTTCTTGGGCAGAGGCTGCAGCATGGGGAAAAACTAGTTCATCATGTATCCCAATGAAATAACAGAAGAAATGGGATCAAAGTAAGGTAAACATACCATATTCTGCACTTTTTTCCAATATTTCTTGGTCTGGTGTGGTTtcacttgttattgattgatcgTCAGATGACTGGTCTGGAACTTCTGGAAGGAGAATCTTCTCTATTGCTTCTCGTACTAGCTTAATAGCGAAAAGCTTCCGGTCTTCAATCTCCTGATTCTCGCCATCCTGATCTGCAGCAGCAGCTACATCTGCATACGCCCTGGAACTTTCTGGTGCCGCAGGTAATTTGTTTGAATCATCAGCATGGTTTGCTTCATCGGATCCGTTCAATGGTTTGTTGTTGGATCCTGCAGCAAGACCTGACACCATATGATGTTGTATAAGGTTCCACATGCTCAATTGCTTCTCTTTGTTATCCTGGGGTGTGGGTGTCTTCAAAGAAGAGGATTTGGCTTCAGAATCTACAACTTGTGGAAGGTTCTTGGATTCCAATTCTCCAGCTGGAGTTGGCTTGACAATTAGACCCTTGTCTGGCTCCGATATTTCTTCCTGGTTCTCTCTGAACTCCTCTGAGTCTACATTGGCTTTAGAAGAATTGCAGCTACAACACCAATTTGCTGTTTTCCCCATTTGATTGAGAGTCTCCTGGTAATTCTTCTCTGGAAATGATGTTTCCCCAAAGATAATTTCAACCAGGTCAGCATAAGATTGACTGTTTTCCCTCACACTGCTATCTTCTGTGAGAAAAACAGTTGGTTCTGGACTACTTTTCTTATGCATTAAAGGATCAACACCAGAGCTTATCTGACTAGTTCCATCAATAGGAATTAATTCTTTTGTTCTTAGTTTTGTGCTTTTCCCAGATGTTGACCATCTCCTTCTTGGATGGACGCGCTTTGGTGGGATTGATGGTGAATCATGAGAATGTCCATTAAGAGAACAATGATGATATGAACAAACTCGATACACTGAAATTCTTTCTGATTCAGCTTGCCCGGGTAGCAGCTCAACCTTTTCAGGGAACTTGGAGTTCTTAATGGTAGAAGAGCATGTTGCTGTGTCCACAGCTTTGGCCTCGGGAAGAACCTTCACAGAACGCCTCCTGGATTTGAAACTAACCCTCAAAGATCTCAAGCTAGAACTCCTCATCAAAGTCTGAAAAGATTTCGCACTAGAAGAAGAAGCCAAGTTTGACTGAGAACTCTGATCACTGCTATCAAAACTAGATTCAGAACCTCGAGTACTTTCCCGGAGGAAATGGCCCTTCCTCGTTTCAGAGCAGCTTGCCGCCTTCATCTGATTAAGCGAGGAATCCTCCGATGTCTCTACTGAACAAGGTGAGTGATTTGCAGTTGGCTTCATGATCCTTGATCTCCCCCTCCTGAATGATCTTGTGCTCCCAAAACTTTTAATCGCCTTTCTGACTCCTTTCAAGTTCTTGGTTTTGCTGTTGTGCTTCACCG
This region of Ipomoea triloba cultivar NCNSP0323 chromosome 15, ASM357664v1 genomic DNA includes:
- the LOC116006549 gene encoding calmodulin binding protein PICBP-like, whose product is MAVEPTFSESLAGRNKRETAEPKRKPRSVISFPRLLCSSRSLKSRPPAKSRFRCLRIDPSGSSGGSSPEKSSPVQMPGASPHFMKGTACYDAKKESLQGGIECDDVESVDSSISVKHNSKTKNLKGVRKAIKSFGSTRSFRRGRSRIMKPTANHSPCSVETSEDSSLNQMKAASCSETRKGHFLRESTRGSESSFDSSDQSSQSNLASSSSAKSFQTLMRSSSLRSLRVSFKSRRRSVKVLPEAKAVDTATCSSTIKNSKFPEKVELLPGQAESERISVYRVCSYHHCSLNGHSHDSPSIPPKRVHPRRRWSTSGKSTKLRTKELIPIDGTSQISSGVDPLMHKKSSPEPTVFLTEDSSVRENSQSYADLVEIIFGETSFPEKNYQETLNQMGKTANWCCSCNSSKANVDSEEFRENQEEISEPDKGLIVKPTPAGELESKNLPQVVDSEAKSSSLKTPTPQDNKEKQLSMWNLIQHHMVSGLAAGSNNKPLNGSDEANHADDSNKLPAAPESSRAYADVAAAADQDGENQEIEDRKLFAIKLVREAIEKILLPEVPDQSSDDQSITSETTPDQEILEKSAEYASAQENCMDADRNQDLATALPGSKELESSVITDSNGSQGEVKTRREVAMKSERKAPKHWSNLKKWILLQRFIKELEKVKKISPRKPRQLPLEHDPEAEKVHLRPQVVDEKRRTEEWMLDYALRQAVSQLAPTQRRKVELLVRAFETVVPPQGGNNIEVTLPKFKSNSDEHLQMTIKENKFSSEANETIHPVSGGSDERCKTEELDASSGIIPSLAHQFDGESPTIPGKQNKKAADAESVALRGSHEGADLNSNSESPTNASMKSTKSTELDAQDGNSFTNPSILGDGSEKLQSTKNILEETERKPEHQPEVCGRNSLIESMSECKGNNNGGDTKHLEKRKYISMWHMISQHVLTGVVSKAGTELLDGADDEVEEAVTVEETKTHHSCQDLSKPDDHTDAVCENLDAGHQRRNFSRDDAIKLVREVVNEILVTQVQDDSSDTQSVTSDTLPEQELPVTSQIGDGEHNGSALSEENLKECNKSEGTVTMEKEGNTTIDDSIIKDHEKREVTLAKAKPGLSKSKNWSKLKKILLLKRSIMALESARKLKFPPRIDLPQTPSPEPEKVDLRPQMMDERKKAEQWMLDYAVQNMVTKLTPARKRRVAMLVEAFEAVVPLPEV